Genomic segment of Candidatus Thermoplasmatota archaeon:
CGCTCAGATGCGAAGAACGTCTACCTGCCCATATCACAGAGGATCGACCTCGGATACCCTGTCGAGACGGCGGGTTTCAAGGAGGTCGAGGAGCAGGTGACCGACTACCGGGTGCTCGTGGACGTTCCAGAGGAGCTCAGACCACTGCTTCCGTCATCCTATGACACGCTCGGTTCCATCGCGCTGGTCAAGATGGCCGATGAGGTGGCGCCGTATGCCCCTCAAATCGGCAAAGCCATCATCGCGACTCAGAAGTCAATAAAGACCGTTTGCATGGATTCTGGGATCGTGGATGAATTCAGGACCAGGAACGTGAAAATAGTTGCCGGGGATAAGACGACGGAGACCGTCCATAGAGAGTACGGAATGACCTTCAGGATGGACGTAGCCAAGGTCTTTTTCTCTCCCAGGCTGGCCACTGAGAGGGAGATCGTCGCCAGACAGGTTGAAGCGGGCGAGGTAGTCATCGACATGTTCGCGGGCATCGGACCGTTTTCAGTACTAATTGCCAAGACCCGCTCTCCCAAGGTCGTTTACGCCATTGACCTGAACCCGGAGGCGCTCAGATTCATGAAGGAGAACATCGCGCTCAACAAGGCGGTGGCTGTAACTCCGATCCTGGGCGATGCGAGGGAGGAGATTGCCAAGCTGGAGAAGGCGGACAGGATAATCATGAATCTACCGCATGATGCGAGCGGATTCGTCGCTGACGCGCTCAGGGCCCTGAAGCCTGGCGGGTCAATCCATTATTACGAGATCATGGAGGACGCAGCACTACAACCGAGACTCGACGAGATCGCAGATACGGCAAGAAGAGAGGGAAGGGTCGTGAAGGAGCTGGCTAGGAGGAAGGTCAAGAGCTACTCCCCAACCATGACCTTCTACGGCCTGGATCTGCAGTTCCTCTGATTTACTCTGCCTTCTACCGGTTCTTTGCGTACCTATTTAGGATATCGACTGCGAAGCCAGTGATCCACTGGTCCTTCTGAGCATGGGGTCTATCAGATTGCCACCAGAAACCATCTGTGTGTCTGACGTTCAGAAGCCATCGAATAGGCTTCTCCATCCGCTCGTCGCTTGGACCATAG
This window contains:
- a CDS encoding class I SAM-dependent methyltransferase family protein; protein product: MDSLCLVVPKKKAEPVRRRLLEKSILRRDLQIRSDAKNVYLPISQRIDLGYPVETAGFKEVEEQVTDYRVLVDVPEELRPLLPSSYDTLGSIALVKMADEVAPYAPQIGKAIIATQKSIKTVCMDSGIVDEFRTRNVKIVAGDKTTETVHREYGMTFRMDVAKVFFSPRLATEREIVARQVEAGEVVIDMFAGIGPFSVLIAKTRSPKVVYAIDLNPEALRFMKENIALNKAVAVTPILGDAREEIAKLEKADRIIMNLPHDASGFVADALRALKPGGSIHYYEIMEDAALQPRLDEIADTARREGRVVKELARRKVKSYSPTMTFYGLDLQFL